The proteins below are encoded in one region of Ostrea edulis chromosome 3, xbOstEdul1.1, whole genome shotgun sequence:
- the LOC125674686 gene encoding uncharacterized protein LOC125674686, with product MSDTFVGRTECLEELKKAWNEGEYRIFGIYGPKSVGKTCYVENFLRILKTSEKRDTCKTKILSLDFQHIKNFAVYIQTIARWFDITDHNTDAHINCQCIPEIIRLLNSSDNVYIFHHDHQEEAKSRPNSNGNLPESTQQCLWDKIYTEIIRRLVTECKNFHLIISSTDEFLFAHLRGIFWKQKIPELVESDSLELLTTVWPSAVREEESCKHIVRLCDGIPPAIINAGLLLNERVISVEEVIQLMMEQIIEVLSDEFLPNSEKINAQLRDRWGHLSKEHCDNLVKIVIIIKNTSQSTISATSKLCKYESVAEFKFKVLLPLLRRNLVCYNKDNESVSLSPLIQHILDAVNYIKAEDLREELQARIKAILELQPRNETDCRVSEHSESNSLPTDSQTLQENEDMRSRHTLKNFPKVPVENESDDSNDLNEQTDTHKNKTCRQYSFTQNLNRKSLENEKDYVKKGIGNSRQLSDDENLSLNNVQSVQDNANPIKSLDSLPKDHGYDNRVLDVDKTILSKDTGGPAVTKYQASSSIDKFQHTPALTLSGEFEIPSKGKPENTSSFDESIPKPIKHDVEVGPDVTIEGENSVANSDIHRRHFNDCEKLLDSVPENKKISSDMLPIQVSEESGQTDTFKKDNFTSLESQPNALSLNINNDLQSRNVPPNRLHALDQTDHLTCTKNAGLVIRETPSSDERFQNSNQNNHEFNYLECESGNCDVQNTHQAHQCSMENLDTDYQPASHPQTPLLLTTPSSYTESTDVQNIHSIIELPEVNGQISQPMAECPRENNSDNLNTCVNQTGNMSPEEEVRDGPGSRSSGCDTSTSASILSTIVAIYTSLE from the exons ATGAGTGATACATTTGTTGGACGCACAGAATGTTTAGAGGAGCTCAAGAAGGCGTGGAACGAGGGGGAGTACAGAATATTTGGAATCTACGGTCCAAAGAGTGTTGGGAAAACTTGCTATGTGGAAAACTTTCTGAGAATTTTGAAGACTTCTGAAAAAcgtgatacatgtaaaacaaagatACTAAGTCTCGattttcaacatattaaaaacTTTGCAGTCTACATTCAAACGATCGCTAGATGGTTTGATATAACAGACCATAACACAGATGCACATATCAATTGCCAATGTATTCCAGAGATTATACGGCTTCTTAACAGTAGcgataatgtttacatatttcACCATGACCACCAGGAGGAAGCTAAATCCAGACCAAACTCGAATGGAAATCTTCCGGAATCCACTCAACAATGTCTATGGGATAAAATCTACACAGAAATCATTAGGCGACTGGTCACAGAATGCAAGAACTTCCATCTCATCATTTCGTCTACAGACGAGTTTCTGTTTGCACATTTGAGGGGGATTTTCTGGAAGCAGAAGATTCCCGAGTTGGTGGAATCGGATTCGCTGGAGTTATTAACTACAGTGTGGCCGTCTGCTGTGAGAGAAGAGGAATCGTGCAAGCATATAGTGAGACTGTGTGATGGTATCCCACCAGCTATCATTAATGCAG GTCTTTTGTTAAATGAGCGTGTCATATCTGTTGAAGAAGTGATACAGTTGATGATGGAGCAAATCATAGAGGTTCTCAGCGATGAATTCCTTCCAAATTCAGAAAAAATAA ATGCCCAATTACGAGACCGATGGGGACATTTAAGCAAAGAACATTGTGACAACTTAGTGAAAATCGTAATCATCATCAAAAATACCAGTCAATCTACGATATCGGCAACCTCTAAATTATGCA AATATGAAAGCGTTGCGGAATTCAAGTTCAAAGTCTTACTACCACTGTTGAGGAGAAATTTAGTATGTTACAATAAAGACAACGAGAGTGTTTCTCTCAGTCCATTGATTCAGCACATCTTAGATGCTGTCAATTACATCAAAGCAG AGGATCTACGCGAAGAACTGCAAGCACGCATCAAAGCCATATTGGAGCTACAACCACGAAATGAAACAGACTGTCGCGTTTCTGAGCACAGTGAATCCAATTCATTGCCTACAGACTCTCAAACGTTGCAAGAAAACGAAGATATGAGATCCCGGCATACTCTTAAGAATTTTCCAAAGGTTCCAGTTGAAAATGAGAGTGATGATTCAAACGATTTAAATGAACAGACGgatacacacaaaaacaaaacatgtagaCAATATTCCTTTACACAAAATCTAAATCGAAAATCCTTGGAGAATGAAAAAGATTATGTGAAAAAAGGAATCGGAAACAGCAGGCAGTTATCAGACGATGAAAACCTTTCTTTGAACAATGTACAGTCTGTACAAGACAATGCAAACCCAATCAAGAGTCTTGATTCATTGCCTAAAGATCATGGATACGACAATCGGGTCCTTGATGTCGATAAAACTATCTTGTCAAAAGACACAGGAGGTCCCGCTGTAACCAAATACCAAGCAAGCAGTTCCATTGACAAATTTCAGCACACACCCGCCCTGACCCTGTCGGGGGAATTCGAAATCCCATCTAAAGGTAAACCTGAAAATACATCAAGTTTTGATGAAAGTATTCCAAAGCCGATTAAGCATGATGTTGAGGTTGGTCCAGATGTAACCATAGAAGGTGAAAATTCTGTTGCCAATTCTGATATACACAGAAGACATTTTAATGATTGTGAGAAACTTTTGGATTCTGTtccagaaaacaaaaaaattagcTCCGACATGTTACCAATACAAGTCTCGGAGGAATCGGGTCAGACTGATACTTTTAAAAAGGACAACTTTACCAGTCTAGAGAGTCAGCCAAATGCTTTGTCTCTCAATATCAACAATGATTTACAATCAAGAAATGTCCCTCCCAATCGCTTGCATGCACTTGATCAAACGGACCACCTAACGTGTACAAAAAATGCAGGATTGGTCATACGTGAGACACCCTCATCGGATGAGAGATTCCAgaattcaaatcaaaataatcaCGAATTCAATTATCTGGAATGCGAATCGGGTAATTGTGATGTACAAAATACTCATCAAGCTCACCAATGTTCTATGGAAAATTTAGATACTGACTATCAACCAGCAAGTCACCCACAAACACCGTTGCTCTTAACGACTCCAAGTAGTTACACTGAATCGACAGatgtacaaaatatacattcaataattgaattgCCTGAAGTAAACGGACAAATTTCACAGCCAATGGCAGAATGCCCTCGTGAGAATAACTCTGATAATTTGAACACCTGTGTTAATCAGACAGGAAACATGTCTCCTGAAGAGGAGGTACGAGACGGTCCAGGTTCTAGGAGCAGTGGTTGTGATACATCGACAAGTGCTTCCATTCTCTCCACCATTGTAGCTATCTACACAAGTTTAGAATGA